The Urbifossiella limnaea genome has a window encoding:
- a CDS encoding HNH endonuclease signature motif containing protein yields the protein MPTELRRIPSLPEPAHYADDEGHIWAERDGVVQLLKERVLKNGYLAVSVRVCVKDSIRNVHVLVAEAFLGPRPPGQVVRHVDGDKLVNRPSSLEYGTHQANAADARRHGTARYGENHPNAKLTAENVVGVRFALQMGVARKAIAQELGVSLSAIHDIAQKRRWRAEPTAAVAAVAP from the coding sequence ATGCCCACCGAACTCCGCCGCATCCCCTCTCTGCCCGAGCCCGCGCACTACGCCGACGACGAAGGCCACATCTGGGCCGAGCGAGACGGCGTCGTCCAGCTGTTGAAGGAGCGGGTCCTAAAGAACGGTTACCTGGCGGTGTCCGTACGAGTCTGCGTGAAGGACTCGATTCGGAACGTCCACGTCCTCGTGGCCGAGGCATTTCTGGGCCCGCGCCCGCCTGGCCAGGTCGTCCGGCACGTTGACGGCGACAAGCTCGTCAACCGGCCTTCTTCATTGGAGTACGGGACTCACCAGGCGAACGCCGCCGACGCCCGGCGCCACGGAACCGCCCGCTACGGCGAGAATCATCCGAACGCGAAACTGACCGCTGAAAATGTTGTCGGGGTGCGGTTCGCGCTTCAGATGGGCGTGGCGCGTAAGGCCATCGCGCAGGAGCTCGGGGTGAGCCTCTCGGCCATCCATGACATCGCGCAAAAGCGGCGGTGGCGCGCCGAGCCGACGGCGGCGGTCGCGGCGGTGGCCCCGTGA
- a CDS encoding EVE domain-containing protein — MTYWLDLFTGTTWEEFRKAGAKVTGFREHQWARAQAIEPGDVFLCYLVGVKRWVGALKATSKRYKSDEKIWKEESFPVRFDVEPLVMLPPEHGVPMEQFEGKLSFFPAGGTAKQWSGFLRSSPTRYKPADGDGILQVLQDTKAKPVSRPVDKKKLLRSANLYKTKLRQGGEEIDAVVGVPVAEVDAEPDAPLQTGGPTHTEIQYRLLDLGSQMGLKVWAPKSDRGKTWNGAAVGSVPRLLGSLPTNFDDVTNSIVENIDVIWFSEENAIVAAFEVEHTTAVYSGLLRMSDLITMQPNINIRLYLVGPDERYTKFKKEIPRPTFAYRKTPLHRICGFLPYSKLCARLDLLKDMVKHVKPEFLEDVAEFYDPADELEA; from the coding sequence ATGACCTACTGGCTCGACCTGTTCACCGGCACGACCTGGGAGGAGTTCCGGAAGGCGGGGGCGAAGGTGACCGGGTTCCGGGAGCACCAGTGGGCCCGCGCCCAGGCCATCGAGCCGGGCGACGTCTTCCTGTGCTACCTGGTCGGGGTGAAGCGGTGGGTCGGGGCCCTCAAGGCGACCAGCAAGCGGTACAAGAGCGACGAGAAGATTTGGAAGGAAGAGTCGTTCCCGGTCCGGTTCGACGTCGAACCGCTCGTCATGCTGCCGCCCGAGCACGGGGTGCCGATGGAGCAGTTCGAGGGGAAGCTCTCGTTCTTCCCGGCCGGGGGGACAGCCAAGCAGTGGTCGGGGTTCCTCCGCAGCTCGCCCACCCGGTACAAGCCCGCGGACGGCGACGGCATCCTCCAGGTCCTCCAGGACACGAAGGCCAAGCCGGTGTCCCGGCCGGTCGACAAAAAGAAGCTGTTGCGGTCCGCGAATCTGTACAAGACCAAGCTCCGCCAGGGCGGCGAGGAAATCGACGCGGTCGTCGGCGTCCCGGTCGCCGAGGTCGATGCCGAGCCGGACGCGCCGCTCCAGACCGGCGGCCCGACCCACACCGAGATTCAGTACCGGCTTCTCGACCTTGGGTCCCAGATGGGCTTGAAGGTCTGGGCGCCGAAGTCCGACCGTGGAAAAACATGGAACGGGGCGGCGGTCGGGTCGGTACCTCGATTGCTGGGGTCGCTCCCGACGAACTTCGACGACGTGACCAACAGCATCGTCGAGAACATCGACGTCATCTGGTTCAGCGAGGAGAACGCCATCGTGGCGGCGTTCGAGGTGGAGCACACGACGGCCGTCTACTCGGGGCTGCTGCGGATGTCGGACCTCATCACGATGCAGCCGAACATCAACATTCGGCTGTACCTGGTCGGGCCGGACGAGCGATACACGAAGTTCAAGAAGGAGATTCCGCGGCCGACGTTCGCGTACCGGAAGACCCCGCTCCACCGCATCTGCGGGTTCCTGCCGTACTCGAAGCTGTGCGCCCGGCTCGACCTGCTCAAGGACATGGTCAAGCACGTAAAGCCGGAGTTCTTGGAAGACGTCGCCGAGTTCTACGACCCGGCCGACGAGCTGGAAGCGTAG